Proteins encoded in a region of the Flavobacteriaceae bacterium HL-DH10 genome:
- a CDS encoding heavy metal-associated domain-containing protein translates to MKTTLYMQNLKSGGGEATIINKLSALKGISNITIKFQYATVTFEHENKKDVERVKQMLSKIGYPSFGKKNAIHKKTKSY, encoded by the coding sequence ATGAAGACTACTTTATATATGCAAAACTTAAAAAGTGGAGGAGGAGAAGCAACCATTATAAATAAGCTTTCTGCTCTTAAAGGTATTTCTAATATAACTATTAAATTTCAATATGCTACCGTTACTTTTGAACATGAAAATAAAAAAGATGTTGAACGCGTAAAGCAAATGCTATCAAAAATCGGGTATCCATCTTTTGGTAAAAAAAATGCTATACATAAAAAAACAAAGTCGTATTGA
- a CDS encoding CBS domain-containing protein, with product MKTNSIKTIMTKDVISVAPEQSLLDVKHIYEKEKFHHHIPVVENGKLVGIISLIDFMYNIKGAGINDDNEIYKTLRVKDIMSQKPFCLPTTATIEDAAKLLAKGHYHAIPILENKSIVGIVSTADIIKFFLNKTP from the coding sequence ATGAAAACCAATTCGATAAAAACAATAATGACTAAAGATGTAATTAGCGTCGCTCCAGAGCAATCTCTTTTAGATGTTAAGCATATTTACGAAAAAGAAAAATTTCACCACCATATTCCAGTTGTAGAAAACGGGAAATTGGTTGGTATAATTAGTCTTATAGATTTTATGTATAATATTAAAGGAGCTGGAATTAATGATGATAATGAAATTTATAAAACGCTAAGGGTGAAAGATATTATGAGTCAAAAACCATTTTGTTTACCTACTACTGCTACGATAGAAGATGCTGCCAAACTTTTGGCAAAAGGGCATTATCATGCCATTCCTATTCTTGAAAATAAAAGCATTGTTGGTATTGTTTCGACTGCAGATATCATTAAATTTTTCTTAAATAAAACCCCATAG
- a CDS encoding AarF/ABC1/UbiB kinase family protein has translation MGIIAGIGKNFRSISRYNQILKVLIKYGFEDLVEYLEEHNQYTFIRKFIPKALKKHATNHTKWAKMRLICEELGPTFVKFGQILSNRPDLVPFELTFELEKLHDNVPPMSKGAAKQVVETELKDTVENLFAWFEPTPFASASIAQVHKVTLHSGKRVALKIQRRGILEVIEEDIKAMYKIARVLENKIPSIKSFDPIGLVKHFEESILKEIDFINESINIQRFYNNLQNDNSLEQYAEAPLVYSDFTTSKVLAMEFISGIKINQIDELKAQNIDTKVIAKRLTISYFKQIFEYGFFHADPHPGNLLVLPNSHICYLDFGMMGSMLPRDVSIFGKLFVAITNRDVKNIIKTLQQLSNNASIPNMRDLEFDINEFVEKYYVRDIHENEMSTILLELKDIIIAHGLKVPTYFFLFARSLVTIEGVISKLDANLEQFEIAKPYLKASVTKKYNPIKIGKKVVNAIVELTDYMEDFPSDLKNAIRKINSGKVKVDLTHKGIDPMVHTIQRVTKQLITTFIMVALIFGAILFIVFEIHPLWKGFSVLGILSFIFAIILGFSVFSNIRKGDYDY, from the coding sequence ATGGGAATTATAGCAGGCATTGGTAAAAATTTTAGATCTATTTCTAGGTACAACCAAATACTGAAAGTTTTAATTAAATATGGCTTTGAGGATTTAGTAGAATATCTTGAGGAGCATAATCAATATACATTTATACGAAAATTTATTCCTAAAGCCTTAAAAAAGCATGCTACAAATCATACTAAATGGGCAAAAATGAGATTGATATGTGAAGAATTAGGGCCTACATTTGTGAAATTCGGACAAATTTTAAGTAACAGACCAGATTTAGTGCCTTTTGAATTAACTTTTGAATTAGAAAAACTTCATGACAATGTACCACCAATGTCCAAAGGTGCCGCCAAACAAGTTGTAGAAACAGAATTAAAAGATACCGTAGAAAACTTATTTGCTTGGTTTGAGCCAACCCCCTTTGCTTCTGCCTCCATAGCTCAAGTACATAAGGTAACTTTACATTCTGGCAAGCGTGTTGCTTTAAAAATTCAACGAAGAGGTATTCTTGAAGTTATTGAAGAAGATATTAAGGCTATGTATAAAATTGCCCGTGTTTTAGAAAACAAAATACCTTCTATTAAAAGTTTTGACCCTATCGGACTTGTTAAACATTTTGAAGAATCTATTTTAAAAGAAATTGATTTTATTAATGAATCTATTAATATCCAAAGATTTTATAATAATCTGCAAAATGATAACTCTTTAGAACAATATGCTGAAGCCCCATTAGTTTATTCTGATTTTACAACTTCAAAAGTTCTAGCTATGGAGTTTATCTCAGGGATTAAAATCAATCAAATAGACGAATTAAAAGCCCAAAACATAGACACTAAAGTCATTGCTAAACGTCTTACGATTAGCTATTTTAAACAAATTTTCGAATATGGCTTTTTCCATGCGGATCCACATCCTGGAAACTTATTAGTGTTGCCAAATAGCCATATCTGTTATCTGGATTTTGGTATGATGGGGAGCATGCTTCCTAGAGATGTTTCAATTTTCGGTAAATTATTCGTGGCTATTACAAATAGGGATGTTAAAAATATAATTAAAACATTACAACAGCTATCTAATAATGCTTCTATTCCTAATATGAGAGACTTGGAGTTTGATATTAATGAGTTTGTAGAAAAATATTATGTAAGAGATATTCATGAAAACGAAATGAGCACAATTCTATTAGAACTAAAAGATATTATCATTGCTCATGGTTTAAAAGTACCAACTTATTTTTTTCTTTTTGCTAGATCTTTAGTTACTATTGAAGGTGTTATTAGTAAACTAGATGCTAACTTGGAACAGTTCGAAATTGCAAAGCCATATCTAAAAGCAAGTGTAACAAAAAAATATAATCCTATAAAAATAGGTAAGAAAGTTGTAAATGCTATTGTAGAACTTACAGATTACATGGAAGATTTCCCATCAGACTTAAAAAATGCCATTCGTAAAATAAATTCTGGAAAGGTAAAGGTCGATTTAACACATAAAGGTATAGACCCTATGGTACATACCATCCAAAGAGTTACAAAACAACTTATTACAACTTTTATCATGGTAGCCTTAATATTTGGTGCTATATTATTTATCGTTTTTGAAATACATCCGCTTTGGAAAGGCTTTTCTGTATTAGGAATTTTAAGTTTTATTTTTGCAATCATTTTAGGGTTTAGTGTTTTTTCTAATATAAGAAAAGGTGATTATGATTATTAA
- a CDS encoding ABC transporter permease: MLKLIKIKSFFIEIGELTYFAHRFFVELFKKPFEFKELLRQCYSIGNKSVLLVGVTSLIIGLVITLQTRPTLEEFGAESWMPSMVSISIIREIGPVIIALTFAGRIASGIGAELGSMRVTEQIDAMEVSGTNPFKYLVVTRILAATLMLPILVILGDAIALYGSYIIENTKGEVSFLLYFNKVFNSLQFGDIIPAIIKTYFFGFAIGLVGCFKGYYCEKGTVGVGISANSAVVFSSMLLFIIDFIAVFVTDIFFEI, encoded by the coding sequence ATGCTAAAATTAATCAAAATAAAGTCTTTCTTCATAGAAATTGGTGAACTTACTTATTTTGCTCATCGGTTCTTTGTAGAACTTTTTAAAAAACCTTTCGAATTTAAAGAGTTACTAAGGCAATGTTATAGCATAGGAAATAAATCTGTTTTGTTAGTTGGTGTTACAAGTTTAATTATAGGTTTAGTTATAACCCTTCAAACCCGACCTACATTAGAAGAATTTGGAGCTGAATCCTGGATGCCTTCGATGGTTAGTATTTCTATTATTAGAGAAATTGGCCCCGTAATAATAGCCTTAACCTTTGCTGGAAGAATAGCCTCTGGAATTGGTGCCGAATTAGGCTCTATGCGAGTAACAGAGCAAATTGATGCCATGGAAGTTTCTGGCACGAATCCTTTTAAATATTTGGTAGTTACGCGAATTTTAGCTGCGACACTTATGCTCCCCATTTTGGTTATTTTAGGAGATGCAATAGCTCTTTATGGCTCTTATATTATTGAAAACACAAAAGGCGAAGTGTCCTTTCTATTATATTTTAACAAGGTATTTAATTCGCTACAGTTTGGAGATATTATTCCTGCTATTATTAAAACGTATTTCTTTGGATTTGCTATCGGTCTTGTTGGATGTTTTAAAGGGTATTACTGTGAAAAGGGAACTGTTGGCGTGGGTATATCAGCAAATTCTGCTGTGGTATTTTCATCTATGTTACTATTCATAATTGACTTTATTGCGGTATTTGTAACTGATATATTTTTTGAAATTTAA
- a CDS encoding MlaD family protein, with protein MKKTTNEKIKLGILVIIGLILFMVAVYLIGNRQNMFVKTFTISANFNNVNGLLNGNNVRYSGINVGTVKAISMINDSTINVNMVIEEKMVKHIKKDAIATIGTDGLVGNMIVNIIPGKGDTDIISSGDIIKSYTKIGTGEMLNTLNVTNENAALLTAKLLNIADAMADSKGTFGMLINDTIVSNNLKQTVNQLRIMSIEANKSMRALNSIINTVNFNESVAGALLNDSIEAQKVKIILTNLETSTEDIKQVINNMNETITNFKNGKGTVDFLFNDEEFVKTLEQSIQNINEGTDKFNQNMEAFKHNFLTRGYFRKLERKQKKLEKKQLNH; from the coding sequence ATGAAAAAAACAACTAACGAAAAAATAAAATTAGGCATCTTAGTTATTATTGGATTAATATTATTTATGGTCGCAGTATATTTAATTGGTAACCGCCAAAACATGTTTGTAAAAACATTTACTATTAGTGCCAATTTTAACAATGTTAATGGCTTGTTGAATGGAAATAATGTGCGTTATTCTGGTATAAATGTGGGTACCGTAAAAGCCATTTCTATGATAAACGATTCTACAATAAATGTGAATATGGTTATTGAAGAAAAAATGGTGAAACATATAAAAAAAGACGCCATTGCTACTATTGGAACAGATGGTTTAGTTGGTAATATGATCGTAAATATTATTCCAGGAAAGGGAGATACAGATATTATTTCGTCTGGAGATATTATTAAATCTTACACAAAAATTGGTACAGGAGAAATGCTTAACACTTTAAATGTGACTAATGAAAACGCAGCTTTATTAACAGCTAAACTACTTAACATAGCAGATGCCATGGCAGATAGTAAAGGTACTTTCGGGATGTTAATAAATGACACCATAGTCTCTAATAATTTAAAACAAACTGTTAATCAATTACGAATAATGAGTATAGAAGCCAATAAATCTATGAGAGCGCTTAATTCAATTATTAATACCGTAAACTTTAACGAAAGTGTTGCTGGTGCATTACTTAACGATTCTATTGAGGCTCAAAAGGTTAAAATAATACTTACCAACCTAGAAACATCCACTGAAGATATTAAGCAGGTAATTAATAATATGAATGAAACTATTACCAATTTTAAAAATGGAAAAGGAACTGTTGATTTTCTTTTTAATGATGAAGAATTTGTAAAAACTCTAGAACAATCTATTCAAAATATTAATGAAGGCACCGATAAATTTAACCAGAATATGGAAGCTTTTAAACATAATTTTTTAACACGCGGCTATTTTAGAAAACTAGAACGAAAACAGAAAAAATTAGAAAAAAAACAACTAAATCATTAA
- a CDS encoding pyridoxamine 5'-phosphate oxidase family protein, producing MIVKLGKSKCRLLLSNNYIGHLAYIYKNRPYVLPITYYYDDSTNALLFYSGKGHKINALRIENNVSMEVTDIDSAKTWKSVLVQGVYREFEGSTAKINLHKFSEGVKEVIRKTEGKSLKYLSEFSSKAYKGDSPIVFKIDIEELTGRERQMA from the coding sequence ATGATTGTTAAACTCGGAAAATCTAAATGTAGATTACTACTAAGTAATAATTATATAGGTCATTTGGCATATATTTATAAAAATAGACCGTATGTGTTACCTATCACGTATTATTATGATGATAGTACTAATGCTTTATTATTTTATTCTGGTAAGGGGCATAAAATAAATGCTTTACGAATTGAAAATAATGTATCAATGGAAGTTACTGATATTGATTCTGCTAAAACTTGGAAATCGGTATTAGTACAAGGTGTTTATCGCGAATTTGAAGGGAGTACCGCTAAGATTAACTTACATAAGTTTTCTGAAGGAGTAAAAGAAGTTATTAGAAAAACAGAAGGGAAAAGTTTAAAATATTTAAGTGAATTTTCTAGTAAAGCATATAAAGGAGACTCACCAATTGTTTTTAAAATTGATATTGAAGAATTAACAGGGAGAGAAAGACAAATGGCATAG
- a CDS encoding metallophosphoesterase, with protein MRSYSIFTILLLCLAILLVDVITFYWLQSITILLTSTFIKQLIIVLFWIFTVGLITAIIILKIKLDDINPRRKHMLISSLYGLTVSSFIPKILFVIIISILFFTNYVFLEKESILIIPLIGLFSGFLPFFIIVYAIFKAVYHFKIHHHKISFSHFPKSFNGLKIVQISDLHLGSFNYQYKTLDRAVKLINNLKPDLIFFTGDLVNNYAWELRGWNKVFVNLNAKIDKYAVLGNHDYGDYSEWKSETEKLKNFNAIEKFYQNTGFKLLRNTSDTIKNNNEKISILGVENWGTPPFKQYGDLQMALSSSQNVAFKILLSHDPSHWQEEVVDKTDIALTLSGHTHGMQAGINIGKKQWSPIKYKFKHWAGLYKQKQQYLYVNRGLGWLGFPGRLGMRPEITFFQLRCNASDSN; from the coding sequence ATGCGTAGTTATTCGATTTTTACTATTTTGCTTTTATGTTTAGCAATATTATTGGTAGATGTTATAACATTTTATTGGTTGCAATCTATTACCATTTTACTAACTTCAACTTTTATAAAACAACTAATTATTGTGCTTTTTTGGATATTTACTGTTGGTTTAATAACAGCTATAATAATACTTAAGATTAAACTAGATGATATAAACCCAAGACGCAAGCACATGCTAATTTCATCACTATACGGACTTACCGTTTCGTCTTTTATTCCTAAAATATTATTTGTAATTATTATATCTATACTATTCTTTACCAACTATGTTTTTTTAGAAAAAGAATCCATTTTAATAATTCCACTTATTGGCTTGTTTTCTGGATTTCTTCCATTTTTCATTATAGTATATGCTATTTTTAAAGCCGTTTATCATTTTAAAATTCATCATCATAAAATAAGTTTTAGCCATTTTCCAAAATCGTTTAATGGATTAAAAATTGTACAAATATCCGATTTACATTTGGGGAGTTTTAATTACCAATATAAAACGTTAGATCGCGCCGTAAAATTGATAAATAATTTAAAACCAGACCTTATTTTTTTTACTGGAGATTTGGTTAATAACTATGCTTGGGAATTAAGAGGATGGAATAAAGTTTTTGTGAATTTAAATGCTAAAATTGATAAATATGCTGTTTTAGGAAATCACGATTATGGAGATTATAGTGAATGGAAAAGTGAAACCGAGAAGTTGAAAAATTTTAATGCTATAGAAAAATTTTATCAAAATACAGGCTTTAAATTATTACGAAACACATCAGATACTATTAAAAATAATAATGAAAAAATTTCTATTCTTGGTGTAGAGAACTGGGGTACTCCACCTTTTAAGCAATATGGAGATTTACAAATGGCCTTATCATCTTCCCAAAATGTTGCTTTTAAGATTTTGTTAAGTCACGACCCAAGTCATTGGCAGGAAGAAGTAGTTGATAAAACAGATATTGCGCTTACCTTGTCTGGTCATACACATGGTATGCAAGCAGGGATAAATATCGGAAAAAAACAGTGGAGTCCGATAAAATATAAGTTCAAACATTGGGCTGGATTATATAAGCAAAAACAACAATATTTATATGTTAATAGAGGGTTGGGTTGGTTAGGGTTTCCAGGTAGATTAGGGATGCGTCCAGAAATTACTTTTTTTCAACTTAGATGTAATGCCTCTGATTCTAATTAA
- a CDS encoding CDP-alcohol phosphatidyltransferase family protein — translation MLTFKNFNIADWFSFYRILAAPLLLALIWFDLRTVFTWLLLISYITDAFDGYLARKLKITSPRGSQLDSFGDQVTLIVGLIGLFYFETDFIKTNLVLILIAFIPYIIQMLFAYLKYGKATAFHTYLAKLSAVFQSLFILWSLFFNPEYILFYAMIIIGLLETFEEITLIFIYDKWVADVKGIYWAIRDKRRLKKKK, via the coding sequence ATGCTTACATTTAAAAACTTCAATATAGCCGATTGGTTTTCATTTTATAGAATATTAGCTGCCCCGCTTTTATTAGCTTTAATTTGGTTCGATTTGCGCACGGTTTTTACTTGGTTATTATTAATTAGTTATATTACAGATGCTTTTGATGGTTACTTAGCAAGAAAGTTGAAAATAACAAGCCCTAGAGGTTCTCAATTAGATTCGTTTGGTGACCAAGTAACACTAATTGTTGGATTAATTGGTTTGTTTTATTTTGAAACGGATTTTATTAAAACAAACCTTGTTTTAATACTAATTGCATTTATTCCATATATTATTCAAATGTTATTTGCTTATTTAAAATATGGCAAGGCAACCGCATTTCATACATATTTAGCAAAACTTTCAGCTGTATTTCAAAGCTTATTTATTTTATGGTCGTTATTTTTTAATCCAGAATATATTTTGTTTTACGCTATGATTATTATTGGTTTATTAGAAACTTTTGAAGAAATCACCCTTATTTTTATTTACGATAAGTGGGTCGCAGATGTCAAAGGAATTTATTGGGCTATTCGAGATAAACGAAGATTAAAAAAGAAGAAATAA
- a CDS encoding BON domain-containing protein: protein MRTDSKIKEDVLDELAWQPNIDETQIGVLVDNGVVTLTGTVDSYSKKVTAEKAVKSVFGVRAVAEDIEVKFGTSSQKTDTEIAKASADALKWNTSVPENKISIKVDDGWVYLTGTVMWDYQKQAAKKAVEKLAGVKFVSNNIDIKQPVEPTDIKNRITKAFERSADIDAKNVKVTVDGHTVKLSGKVHSLAEKEDARKAAYFAPGVYKVENELEIVY, encoded by the coding sequence ATGAGAACAGATTCAAAAATTAAAGAAGATGTGCTAGATGAATTAGCATGGCAACCTAACATTGACGAAACCCAAATTGGGGTGTTAGTAGATAATGGTGTGGTAACTTTAACAGGTACTGTTGATAGTTATTCAAAAAAAGTTACCGCAGAAAAAGCTGTAAAAAGTGTTTTTGGTGTTAGAGCGGTAGCTGAAGATATTGAAGTAAAATTTGGTACAAGCAGCCAAAAAACAGATACAGAAATTGCTAAAGCTTCGGCAGATGCATTAAAATGGAATACTTCTGTACCTGAAAATAAAATCAGTATAAAAGTTGATGATGGCTGGGTATATTTAACAGGAACTGTTATGTGGGATTATCAAAAACAGGCCGCTAAAAAAGCTGTCGAAAAATTGGCAGGAGTAAAATTTGTATCAAACAATATTGATATTAAGCAACCCGTAGAACCCACAGATATTAAGAATAGGATTACTAAGGCATTTGAACGTTCTGCAGATATTGATGCAAAAAATGTGAAAGTAACTGTTGATGGTCATACTGTGAAATTAAGTGGAAAAGTACATTCACTCGCTGAAAAAGAAGACGCCAGAAAAGCGGCATATTTTGCGCCAGGTGTTTACAAAGTTGAGAATGAGCTTGAAATTGTTTATTAA
- a CDS encoding mechanosensitive ion channel family protein: protein MEQLKNWIIENPTIFSVVKYILLVVFVLILIQLIRRLLRKKVTDTVARYKSQKSIEIIGYVILIFLSFSYFTGNIKDFTLAIGIFTAGIAFTLQELILSIAGSLYIFIVKVYKPGDRIEINGIKGDVIDVDSIYTTMMEIGQWVSSDNYSGRIVKLSNAFVFKGPIYNYSQNFPFIWDEFNLPIKYGSDVELTKSIVIKIASETLSEYTSKSKAQWKEVVNKYYIEDAIVDPTLAITLTDNWIQFNLRYIVDYKKRRHTKHILNDKIHKELEKTKGKVTLASTTLELIEIPEIKVNLNKNDSL, encoded by the coding sequence ATGGAACAATTAAAAAATTGGATTATTGAAAACCCAACTATATTTAGTGTTGTTAAATATATTTTACTGGTTGTTTTTGTTCTTATTTTAATTCAATTAATAAGGCGTTTATTAAGAAAAAAAGTAACTGATACCGTAGCGCGTTATAAATCTCAAAAAAGTATAGAAATTATAGGGTATGTTATTTTAATATTTTTATCCTTTTCGTATTTTACTGGTAATATTAAAGATTTCACCCTTGCTATTGGAATATTTACAGCTGGTATTGCTTTTACGCTTCAAGAACTTATTTTAAGCATCGCAGGATCATTATACATATTTATTGTTAAAGTATATAAACCCGGAGACAGGATTGAAATTAATGGCATTAAAGGCGATGTTATTGATGTGGATAGTATTTATACCACCATGATGGAAATAGGGCAATGGGTAAGCAGCGATAATTATAGTGGCCGTATTGTGAAACTGAGTAATGCGTTTGTATTTAAAGGGCCTATATATAACTATTCTCAAAATTTTCCATTTATATGGGATGAATTTAATTTACCCATCAAATATGGATCGGATGTTGAGTTAACGAAATCTATTGTTATAAAAATTGCTTCAGAAACACTTTCAGAATATACTTCAAAGTCTAAAGCTCAATGGAAAGAAGTCGTAAACAAATATTACATTGAAGATGCCATAGTAGATCCAACACTTGCTATTACATTAACCGATAATTGGATTCAATTTAACTTAAGATATATAGTAGATTACAAAAAAAGACGCCACACTAAACATATTTTAAACGATAAAATTCATAAAGAACTTGAAAAAACAAAAGGCAAAGTAACTTTGGCTTCTACAACTTTAGAACTTATTGAAATACCCGAAATAAAAGTAAATTTAAATAAAAATGACTCACTATAA
- a CDS encoding chaperone modulator CbpM: METRDLIPIEVVCEHYKLPVAFINSLQEFELIELTVKKDVFFIHKTQIKEVEKIARLHYDLEINIEGIDAIFNLLEQVNSLKKEISNLHNRLRLYEDL; the protein is encoded by the coding sequence ATGGAAACAAGAGATTTAATACCAATAGAAGTAGTTTGCGAACATTATAAACTTCCTGTTGCCTTTATAAACTCGTTGCAAGAATTTGAACTGATAGAATTAACTGTAAAAAAAGATGTTTTTTTTATTCATAAAACACAAATAAAAGAAGTTGAAAAAATAGCGCGATTGCATTATGATTTAGAAATAAATATTGAAGGTATTGATGCTATTTTTAATTTATTAGAACAGGTAAATTCTTTAAAGAAAGAAATTTCAAATTTACACAACAGGTTACGATTGTATGAAGATTTGTAA
- a CDS encoding J domain-containing protein, protein MAYIDYYKILGISKNASENDIKKAYRKLARKYHPDLNPNDVAAEKKFKEINEANEVLSNPENRKKYDQYGEHWQHAEEYEKAKQQEQHQRSYQGTYGGYSEEDFSDIFGNMFGGASSRGGGRQIKFRGQDFNAELQLDLKDVYSTHKRTLTVNNKNIRITIPAGVENGQVIKIKGHGGKGINGGPNGDLYIKFSISNHSKFKRDKENLYATVDLDLYMALLGGELMVDTFNGKVKLNIKPETQPGTKVKLKGKGFPKYKKQGEFGDLFITYQIILPTKLSNKEKELIKQLQNLRS, encoded by the coding sequence ATGGCTTATATAGATTATTATAAAATATTGGGGATTTCAAAAAATGCTTCAGAGAATGATATCAAAAAAGCATATCGGAAATTAGCTAGAAAGTATCATCCAGATTTGAATCCAAATGATGTTGCTGCCGAAAAGAAATTCAAAGAAATTAACGAAGCCAATGAGGTGTTAAGCAATCCTGAAAACCGAAAAAAGTACGACCAATATGGTGAGCATTGGCAACATGCCGAGGAATACGAAAAGGCAAAACAACAAGAACAACATCAAAGAAGTTATCAGGGTACATATGGAGGTTATTCTGAAGAAGATTTTTCAGATATTTTTGGTAATATGTTCGGTGGTGCCTCGTCACGTGGTGGAGGTAGGCAAATAAAATTTAGAGGTCAGGATTTTAATGCAGAGCTTCAACTAGACTTAAAAGATGTCTATTCTACACATAAACGTACGTTAACTGTTAATAATAAAAATATTAGAATTACTATTCCTGCTGGTGTAGAAAACGGGCAAGTCATTAAAATAAAAGGACACGGTGGCAAAGGTATAAATGGAGGGCCAAATGGGGATTTGTATATTAAATTTTCAATTTCAAATCATTCAAAGTTCAAAAGAGATAAAGAGAACCTGTATGCAACGGTAGATTTAGATTTATATATGGCACTATTAGGAGGTGAACTCATGGTTGATACCTTTAATGGTAAAGTAAAACTTAATATAAAACCAGAAACTCAACCCGGAACAAAAGTAAAACTAAAAGGGAAAGGATTTCCTAAGTATAAAAAACAAGGGGAATTTGGAGACTTGTTTATAACCTATCAAATTATATTGCCTACAAAGCTTTCTAATAAAGAGAAAGAATTAATTAAACAGTTACAAAACCTACGTTCATAA